One region of Quercus lobata isolate SW786 chromosome 2, ValleyOak3.0 Primary Assembly, whole genome shotgun sequence genomic DNA includes:
- the LOC115977629 gene encoding pentatricopeptide repeat-containing protein At3g62890-like — MFAKRPKPLLSFPKQQLSNPHFFFSAHTTLHSPLSSLPPRPSINQTKQAHAQIIVSGLAANASFTGHLLASLALSSSTPFAYSLSIFQTIQYPSLFASNNMIRCLAKSESPRESVVLYSCILGRNLIPNNHTYTFLLQACSKALAICEGAQVHTHVVKLGFCEDVFVRNALIHLYSACCRVECSKRVFEENGHCRDVVTWNSMLAGFVRDGRIGDAEKVFDEMPERDVISWSTMIMGYVQNGQLEEGLECFKEMREKGLRPNEAILVTVLSASAQMGLLENGRLAHSIVDSLNFPMTISLGTALVDMYAKCGCIEQSKLLFHNMPQRDISSWNAMICGLASHGLGKEALALFERFIDEGFHPVSVTFIGVLNACSRAGLVNEGRHYFKLMTEKYDIELEMEHYGCMVDLLSRAGFVDEAVELIEKMQAPPDPVLWATLLGACKIHGSVELGEKIGNKLIQLDPTYDGHYVQLASIYAKARKWEDVVRVRRLMVEQNTNKVAGWSLIEAQGRVHQFVAGDREHERSLEIYNMLETIGTRIAEAGYSPKISSVLHDIGEEEKENVVKEHSERLAIAYGMLVTKVGDCIRIVKNLRVCEDCHEASKMISKVFDREIIVRDYSRFHHFKEGKCSCLDYW, encoded by the coding sequence ATGTTTGCAAAGAGACCCAAACCCCTCCTTTCGTTCCCAAAACAACAACTCTCAAATCCTCACTTCTTCTTCTCAGCACATACTACACTTCACTCACCTCTGTCTTCTCTCCCACCACGCCCTTCCATCAACCAAACCAAGCAAGCCCACGCTCAAATCATCGTTTCCGGCCTCGCCGCCAATGCCAGCTTCACGGGTCACCTCCTCGCCTCTCTTGCTCTCTCCTCATCAACCCCATTTGCCTATTCACTCTCCATTTTTCAAACGATTCAATACCCATCTCTTTTCGCCTCCAATAACATGATCCGGTGCCTCGCCAAGAGCGAGTCGCCTCGTGAGTCGGTTGTACTTTACTCGTGTATTCTGGGAAGGAATTTGATACCCAATAACCATACTTATACGTTTTTGTTGCAAGCTTGTAGTAAAGCTTTGGCTATATGTGAAGGGGCTCAGGTTCATACCCATGTGGTGAAACTTGGTTTTTGTGAGGATGTGTTTGTTAGGAATGCTTTGATTCATTTGTATTCTGCTTGTTGTAGGGTAGAATGTTCGAAACGGGTGTTCGAGGAGAATGGCCATTGTCGAGATGTTGTTACTTGGAATTCAATGTTAGCGGGGTTTGTAAGAGATGGGCGTATTGGTGATGCGGAGaaagtgtttgatgaaatgcctgAAAGAGATGTTATCTCGTGGAGTACAATGATTATGGGTTATGTGCAGAATGGACAGTTGGAAGAAGGGTTGGAGTGCTTTAAGGAGATGAGAGAGAAGGGGTTGAGGCCGAATGAGGCCATATTGGTCACGGTGCTATCGGCATCAGCCCAAATGGGTTTGCTTGAAAATGGTAGATTAGCTCATTCCATTGTAGATTCGTTGAATTTTCCGATGACCATTTCCCTTGGTACAGCGCTAGTTGACATGTATGCAAAATGTGGGTGCATTGAACAATCTAAACTCTTGTTCCACAATATGCCCCAGAGAGATATTTCGTCATGGAATGCCATGATTTGTGGGTTGGCCTCGCATGGCCTTGGAAAGGAAGCACTTGCACTTTTTGAAAGGTTCATAGATGAAGGTTTTCATCCAGTGAGTGTGACTTTTATTGGGGTCTTGAATGCCTGTAGTAGAGCAGGTTTGGTCAATGAGGGCAGGCATTATTTCAAGCTAATGACAGAAAAGTATGATATTGAGCTGGAGATGGAGCATTATGGGTGCATGGTTGATCTATTGAGCCGTGCTGGTTTTGTTGATGAAGCTGTGGAATTGATTGAGAAGATGCAAGCTCCACCAGATCCAGTACTGTGGGCAACATTGCTTGGTGCTTGTAAGATTCATGGATCAGTAGAACTGGGTGAAAAGATTGGAAATAAGTTAATACAATTGGATCCAACCTATGATGGGCATTATGTACAATTAGCCAGTATATATGCCAAAGCAAGGAAATGGGAAGACGTGGTTCGAGTTCGGAGATTAATGGTGGAGCAAAACACTAACAAAGTTGCAGGTTGGAGTTTGATTGAAGCACAGGGCAGAGTTCATCAATTTGTTGCAGGGGATAGAGAGCATGAGCGTTCTTTGGAGATCTACAACATGCTTGAAACAATTGGAACGCGAATAGCAGAAGCTGGTTACTCTCCAAAGATCTCATCTGTATTGCATGATATtggggaagaagaaaaagagaatgtaGTTAAAGAGCATAGTGAGAGGCTAGCAATTGCTTATGGTATGTTAGTAACAAAGGTAGGGGATTGCATTCGAATAGTGAAGAATTTGAGGGTTTGTGAGGATTGTCACGAGGCGAGCAAGATGATTTCCAAGGTGTTTGACAGAGAAATTATAGTGAGGGATTATAGCAGATTTCATCATTTCAAGGAGGGAAAATGTTCTTGCCTTGATTATTGGTAA